The Sphingobium aromaticiconvertens genome has a segment encoding these proteins:
- a CDS encoding amino acid permease codes for MSWTRRKSIEAMGHQGDGPQLAKTLSWPHLLALGVGAIVGTGILTLIGVGADRAGPAVLLSFAIAGAICACAALAYAEMATMMPAAGSAYTYSYVVIGEGIAWIVGWSLILEYSLVVSTVAVGWSGYAAPLLASVGVPDLIMKGPELGGLINLPAIFIIAVIAGLLMRGTQESARLNSVLVLIKIATLALFVFFALRVFNADNLTPFMPYGFATHVSPDGVPRGVMAAAAIIFFAFYGFDAISTAAEEAKNPERDLAIGIIGSLLVCTLIYILVAVAAVGAMSFTRFADSPEPLALILREMGEGTVARIVAIAAVVALPTVLLGFLYGQSRIFLVMARDGFLPQSLARISARGTPARITLVTAILVSIIAGVLPIDEIAALANAGTLIAFTAVGACLLIMRRRAPDMKRPFRAPLGWVVGIGAMAGCAYLFVSLPMKTIIACGVWNLIGLAVYFLYGRQRAVVGKT; via the coding sequence ATGTCGTGGACACGCCGCAAGTCGATCGAGGCCATGGGTCATCAGGGCGATGGACCGCAACTGGCCAAAACCCTCTCCTGGCCGCATCTGCTGGCGTTAGGGGTGGGCGCGATTGTCGGCACGGGCATATTGACGCTGATCGGCGTCGGGGCCGATCGGGCCGGGCCTGCGGTGCTCCTTTCCTTCGCCATAGCGGGTGCGATCTGCGCCTGCGCCGCGCTCGCCTATGCCGAAATGGCGACGATGATGCCCGCTGCGGGCAGCGCCTACACCTATAGCTATGTGGTTATCGGTGAGGGCATTGCCTGGATCGTCGGTTGGAGCCTGATCCTTGAATATTCGCTGGTCGTTTCGACCGTGGCGGTCGGCTGGTCGGGCTATGCCGCGCCGCTGCTCGCGAGTGTGGGCGTGCCGGACCTCATCATGAAGGGGCCGGAACTGGGTGGCCTCATCAACCTGCCGGCCATCTTCATCATCGCCGTCATCGCGGGGCTGCTGATGCGCGGCACGCAGGAAAGCGCGCGACTGAATAGTGTGCTGGTGCTGATCAAGATCGCGACACTGGCGCTGTTCGTCTTCTTCGCGCTGCGCGTTTTCAACGCCGATAATTTGACGCCCTTCATGCCCTATGGCTTTGCCACCCATGTCAGCCCGGACGGGGTGCCGCGCGGGGTAATGGCGGCGGCGGCGATCATTTTCTTTGCTTTCTATGGCTTCGATGCCATCTCCACCGCCGCTGAAGAGGCCAAGAATCCTGAGCGCGACCTTGCCATCGGCATCATCGGATCGCTGCTGGTCTGTACGCTCATCTATATCCTCGTCGCCGTCGCGGCGGTGGGCGCGATGTCCTTCACCCGCTTTGCCGACAGCCCGGAGCCGCTGGCGTTGATCCTGCGGGAAATGGGGGAGGGGACGGTCGCGCGGATCGTCGCCATCGCCGCCGTTGTTGCGCTACCGACCGTGCTGTTGGGCTTCCTCTATGGGCAAAGCCGTATTTTCCTGGTCATGGCCCGCGATGGCTTCCTGCCGCAAAGTCTGGCCCGTATCTCTGCGCGCGGTACGCCTGCGCGGATCACCCTCGTCACCGCGATCCTCGTCTCGATCATCGCCGGTGTCCTGCCGATCGACGAGATTGCGGCGCTCGCCAATGCGGGCACGCTGATCGCCTTCACCGCTGTTGGCGCCTGTCTGCTCATCATGCGCCGCCGCGCGCCGGACATGAAGCGGCCCTTCCGCGCGCCGCTCGGCTGGGTGGTCGGCATCGGCGCGATGGCGGGCTGTGCCTATCTGTTTGTCAGCCTGCCAATGAAGACGATCATCGCTTGCGGCGTATGGAACCTGATCGGCCTTGCGGTCTATTTTCTTTATGGTCGGCAAAGGGCGGTCGTGGGCAAGACGTAG